One window of Longimicrobium sp. genomic DNA carries:
- a CDS encoding NAD-dependent epimerase/dehydratase family protein, with amino-acid sequence MGRYEQLREELRRRPRTWVVTGVAGFIGSSLLETLLDLGQVVVGLDNFATGYRRNLEEVLRGRPRTGGTFHLHEGDVRSFETCRAVCLGADYVLHQAALASVPRSLEDPVRANEVNVDGTVNLLLAARETGVRRVVYASSCAVYGDCARLPLSVGDSGALLSPYALTKRVAEEYAALFARTHGVDTVGLRYFNVFGPRQDPRGAYAAVVPQWTRSLLEGEPCRIHGDGETTRDFVWVGDVVQANLLAAAAELPPGAHLFNVGGGRRTSLNELHDALASAVRRLRPDLPPVPCVYDDFRAGDIRHSQANISRIQATLGYAPAGDFTASLDVLVAWYEGRYGRPEALARTA; translated from the coding sequence ATGGGCCGCTACGAACAGCTGCGTGAGGAGCTGCGCCGCCGGCCGCGCACCTGGGTAGTGACGGGCGTGGCGGGGTTCATCGGGTCGAGCCTGCTGGAGACGCTGCTCGACCTGGGGCAGGTGGTGGTGGGGCTCGACAACTTCGCCACCGGCTACCGGCGCAACCTGGAGGAAGTGCTGCGCGGCCGCCCCCGCACCGGCGGCACCTTCCACCTGCACGAGGGCGACGTGCGCAGCTTCGAGACGTGCCGCGCGGTGTGCCTGGGCGCCGACTACGTCCTCCACCAGGCCGCCCTCGCCTCGGTCCCCCGCTCGCTCGAAGACCCGGTGCGCGCCAACGAGGTGAACGTCGACGGCACCGTCAACCTCCTGCTGGCCGCGCGCGAGACCGGGGTGCGGCGCGTCGTGTACGCCTCCTCCTGCGCCGTCTACGGCGACTGCGCGCGGCTCCCGCTCTCCGTGGGCGACAGCGGCGCGCTGCTGTCCCCCTACGCGCTCACCAAGCGCGTGGCCGAGGAGTACGCCGCCCTGTTCGCGCGCACGCACGGGGTGGACACGGTGGGGCTGCGCTACTTCAACGTCTTCGGCCCGCGGCAGGACCCGCGCGGCGCCTACGCCGCCGTGGTGCCGCAGTGGACGCGCTCGCTGCTGGAGGGCGAACCCTGCCGCATCCACGGCGACGGCGAGACCACCCGCGACTTCGTGTGGGTGGGCGACGTGGTGCAGGCCAACCTGCTGGCCGCCGCCGCCGAGCTCCCCCCCGGCGCGCACCTCTTCAACGTGGGCGGGGGCCGGCGCACCTCGCTGAACGAGCTGCACGACGCGCTCGCCTCGGCCGTGCGGCGCCTGCGCCCCGACCTGCCGCCCGTACCGTGCGTCTACGACGACTTCCGCGCCGGCGACATCCGCCACAGCCAAGCCAACATCTCCCGCATCCAGGCCACCCTGGGCTACGCGCCCGCCGGCGACTTCACCGCCTCGCTCGACGTGCTGGTGGCGTGGTACGAGGGCCGCTACGGCCGCCCCGAAGCCCTCGCCCGCACGGCGTAA
- a CDS encoding XrtA system polysaccharide deacetylase, producing MNPIEIRSVSLLPPTALPNLSVRRATGRPAHLFTVDVEEYFHAAALERVVGEGRWGVMESRVEASVDLLLEALELHEARGTFFTLGWLAARRPGLVRRIAEAGHEVASHGWSHRRVTAMWPNDFRGEARRSKAALEDACGGPVLGFRAPNFSLVRGWEWAFDILLAEGYAYDSSVFSGRAGHPADAPTAPYAVERTPGTLWEVPLARARFGPARVPAAGGAYFRLFPYALTRRALRQAEARGEPAVFYLHPWEVDTGQPRLPVGPLTRVRHYGGLRSTAARLERLLAEFRFTSVAAALGLEAEPEVEAPALAAAEGA from the coding sequence ATGAACCCGATCGAGATCCGCTCCGTGTCCCTCCTTCCTCCGACCGCTCTTCCGAACCTCTCCGTCCGGCGTGCGACGGGGCGGCCGGCGCACCTGTTCACGGTGGACGTGGAGGAGTACTTCCACGCGGCGGCGCTGGAGCGGGTGGTGGGGGAGGGGCGCTGGGGGGTGATGGAGAGCCGCGTCGAAGCCTCGGTCGACCTGCTGCTGGAGGCGCTGGAGCTCCACGAGGCGCGCGGCACCTTCTTCACGCTCGGCTGGCTGGCCGCGCGGCGCCCGGGGCTGGTGCGGCGGATCGCCGAGGCGGGGCACGAGGTGGCCTCGCACGGGTGGTCGCACCGGCGCGTGACCGCGATGTGGCCGAACGACTTCCGCGGCGAGGCGCGCCGCTCGAAGGCCGCCCTGGAAGACGCCTGCGGCGGGCCGGTGCTGGGTTTCCGCGCGCCGAACTTCTCGCTGGTGCGCGGCTGGGAGTGGGCCTTCGACATCCTGCTGGCCGAAGGCTACGCCTACGACTCCAGCGTCTTCTCCGGCCGCGCCGGGCACCCGGCCGACGCGCCCACCGCTCCGTACGCGGTCGAGCGCACGCCGGGGACGCTGTGGGAGGTGCCGCTCGCCCGCGCGCGCTTCGGCCCGGCGCGGGTGCCGGCGGCGGGCGGGGCGTACTTCCGCCTCTTTCCCTACGCCCTCACCCGCCGCGCGCTCCGCCAGGCCGAGGCGCGGGGAGAGCCGGCCGTCTTCTACCTCCATCCCTGGGAGGTGGACACCGGCCAGCCGCGCCTGCCGGTGGGGCCGCTCACCCGCGTGCGGCACTACGGCGGGCTGCGCTCCACGGCCGCGAGGCTGGAGCGGCTCCTGGCAGAGTTCCGCTTCACCTCCGTGGCCGCCGCGCTGGGGCTGGAGGCGGAGCCGGAGGTGGAGGCGCCGGCGCTCGCCGCCGCGGAGGGCGCGTGA
- a CDS encoding FemAB family XrtA/PEP-CTERM system-associated protein — MSVAVERFAGPAAEWDAFVAARPEATHCHLHAWKRVIEGVYGHDCPYLSARDGEGRLTGVLPLADVRALGFGRFFVSLPYLNYGGPLGDAESVRALAARAAAMASEARADLLELRCAAPVDAGLARVDEKVTCVLDLPAGGADALWAAFPAKLRSQVRRPEKEGAEIRFGPGELDAFFAVFARNMRDLGTPTHPRAFFAALLGELGERAWIGCVHLGGRPVAGGCAVRHGSTVEMVWASSLREASAAAPNMLLYWAFLRRAAEEGLATFDFGRCTPGGGTHRFKRQWGARDVPLPWYRALRRPGAAAPAADRGAYALGARVWRRLPLAVANLLGPSIRGAIPS, encoded by the coding sequence GTGAGCGTCGCGGTCGAGCGCTTCGCCGGCCCCGCGGCCGAGTGGGACGCCTTCGTGGCGGCGCGTCCCGAGGCCACGCACTGCCACCTCCACGCCTGGAAGCGGGTGATCGAGGGCGTCTACGGCCACGACTGCCCCTACCTCTCGGCCCGCGACGGCGAGGGGCGGCTCACCGGCGTCCTCCCCCTGGCCGACGTGCGCGCGCTGGGGTTCGGGCGCTTCTTCGTCTCCCTGCCGTACCTGAACTACGGCGGGCCGCTGGGCGACGCGGAGTCCGTCCGCGCCCTCGCCGCGCGCGCGGCGGCGATGGCGTCGGAGGCCAGGGCGGACCTGCTGGAGCTGCGCTGCGCCGCGCCGGTCGACGCGGGGCTCGCGCGGGTGGACGAGAAGGTGACGTGCGTCCTCGACCTCCCCGCGGGGGGCGCGGACGCGCTCTGGGCCGCCTTCCCCGCCAAGCTGCGCAGCCAGGTGCGCCGTCCCGAGAAGGAGGGGGCGGAGATCCGCTTCGGCCCGGGCGAGCTGGACGCCTTCTTCGCCGTCTTCGCGCGCAACATGCGCGACCTGGGGACGCCCACGCACCCGCGGGCGTTCTTCGCCGCGCTGCTGGGCGAGCTGGGCGAGCGGGCGTGGATCGGGTGCGTGCACCTGGGCGGGCGCCCCGTGGCGGGCGGCTGCGCGGTGCGGCACGGCTCGACGGTCGAGATGGTGTGGGCGTCGTCGCTGCGCGAGGCGAGCGCGGCCGCGCCCAACATGCTGCTCTACTGGGCGTTCCTGCGCCGGGCGGCGGAGGAGGGGCTCGCGACGTTCGACTTCGGCCGGTGCACGCCCGGGGGCGGGACGCACCGCTTCAAGCGGCAGTGGGGCGCGCGCGACGTGCCGCTGCCGTGGTACCGCGCGCTCCGCCGGCCGGGCGCCGCCGCCCCCGCGGCGGACCGCGGCGCCTATGCGCTGGGCGCGCGCGTGTGGCGGCGCCTCCCGCTGGCCGTGGCCAACCTGCTGGGCCCCTCCATCCGCGGCGCCATCCCGTCGTGA
- a CDS encoding DegT/DnrJ/EryC1/StrS family aminotransferase: MTPFRHVPPAHSPLPARALAAGLRAALGAHDASLRAAELVERDWGARDVLLAGSGTAALALALRAAAASRPGAPAALPAYGCYDLATAADGADLPVVLYDVDPETLAPDPASFDRALAADPCAVVVVHHCGVPVDVERLAGRVADAGALLVEDAAQAVGARIGERAAGSLGPVAVLSFGRGKGLTGGAGGALLAHDGAGEAVVRRARLHVSGTRSGWRELAGAAAQWALARPSLYALPAALPFLRLGDTVYRAPEPPEPLSRAAAAILAAGWEESLHEAAVRRRNAGRLQWALAAAGARVPRPPANATAGFLRLPVLADGEAGRARAASPGARRLGIMPGYPRALCDLEGFRARVANADDGFPGARRLAEALFTLPTHSHLAEADLRRLEAWIAGERAAPLVAGRSAPA, encoded by the coding sequence GTGACTCCCTTCCGCCACGTCCCCCCCGCGCACTCGCCGCTCCCGGCCCGCGCGCTCGCCGCCGGCCTGCGCGCGGCGCTGGGCGCGCACGACGCGTCGCTGCGCGCCGCCGAGCTGGTGGAGCGCGACTGGGGCGCGCGCGACGTGCTCCTGGCCGGCAGCGGCACCGCGGCGCTCGCGCTGGCCCTGCGCGCCGCGGCCGCCTCGCGCCCCGGCGCGCCCGCCGCCCTTCCCGCCTACGGCTGCTACGACCTGGCGACGGCGGCCGACGGCGCGGACCTCCCCGTCGTCCTCTACGACGTCGATCCGGAGACGCTGGCGCCCGACCCGGCTTCGTTCGACCGCGCGCTGGCGGCCGACCCGTGCGCGGTGGTCGTCGTGCACCACTGCGGCGTGCCCGTGGACGTGGAACGCCTCGCCGGGCGCGTGGCGGACGCGGGGGCGCTGCTGGTGGAGGACGCGGCGCAGGCGGTGGGCGCGCGGATCGGTGAGCGGGCGGCGGGGTCGCTCGGCCCGGTGGCGGTGCTCAGCTTCGGGCGGGGGAAGGGGCTCACCGGCGGGGCGGGCGGCGCGCTGCTGGCGCACGACGGCGCGGGCGAGGCGGTGGTGCGGCGCGCGCGGCTGCACGTCTCCGGCACGCGCTCCGGCTGGCGCGAGCTGGCGGGGGCGGCGGCGCAGTGGGCGCTCGCCCGGCCGTCGCTGTACGCGCTCCCCGCCGCGCTCCCCTTCCTGCGCCTGGGGGATACGGTCTACCGCGCGCCGGAGCCGCCGGAGCCGCTCTCCCGCGCCGCGGCGGCGATCCTCGCCGCCGGATGGGAGGAGTCGCTCCACGAGGCCGCCGTCCGCCGCCGCAACGCCGGCCGGCTGCAGTGGGCCCTCGCCGCCGCCGGCGCGCGCGTCCCGCGGCCGCCGGCGAACGCCACGGCGGGCTTCCTCCGCCTGCCGGTCCTGGCCGACGGGGAAGCAGGCCGCGCCCGCGCCGCCTCGCCCGGCGCGCGGCGGCTGGGGATCATGCCCGGCTATCCGCGCGCCCTCTGCGACCTGGAGGGCTTCCGCGCGCGCGTCGCCAACGCGGACGACGGCTTCCCCGGCGCGCGGCGGCTGGCGGAGGCGCTCTTCACCCTTCCCACCCACTCGCACCTCGCCGAGGCGGACCTGCGGCGGCTGGAGGCGTGGATCGCCGGGGAGCGCGCGGCGCCACTGGTCGCGGGGAGATCCGCGCCGGCCTGA
- a CDS encoding type II toxin-antitoxin system RelE/ParE family toxin, whose amino-acid sequence MKLIWSPLALERVVEIGEYIARDRPQAAADWVDSIFASVRHLERFPLSGRSVPESTRSDLREIIHGRYRVIYRLDPDYLIVLTVRHAAQELRPDDPDLR is encoded by the coding sequence GTGAAGCTCATCTGGTCTCCCCTCGCCCTGGAGCGGGTTGTCGAAATCGGGGAGTACATCGCGCGTGACCGCCCCCAGGCGGCCGCGGACTGGGTCGATTCGATCTTCGCGTCCGTACGGCACCTGGAGCGCTTCCCCCTGAGCGGGCGGTCCGTACCGGAGTCGACGCGGTCCGACCTGCGTGAAATCATCCATGGACGCTACCGCGTGATCTACCGGCTCGATCCCGACTACCTGATCGTGCTCACCGTCAGACATGCGGCACAGGAACTTCGGCCCGACGACCCCGACCTCCGGTAA
- a CDS encoding type II toxin-antitoxin system Phd/YefM family antitoxin, which yields MASIRFSEDVRPLSEFRANAASFVEQVQATHRPIVLTQHGRSAAVLLGVAEYERLVERAELLEDVRVAEEQIARGEGIEHDEARQRVLARLRR from the coding sequence ATGGCGAGCATCCGATTCAGTGAAGACGTCCGCCCGCTGTCCGAGTTCCGAGCGAACGCCGCTTCGTTCGTCGAGCAGGTGCAGGCCACTCACCGGCCCATCGTGCTGACCCAGCACGGCCGGAGCGCGGCCGTGCTCCTGGGCGTCGCGGAGTACGAGCGGCTGGTCGAGCGCGCCGAGCTCCTGGAGGACGTCCGCGTCGCCGAGGAACAGATCGCGCGCGGCGAGGGCATCGAACACGACGAAGCCAGGCAGCGAGTTCTCGCCCGCCTCCGCCGGTGA